The genome window CGCACCGCCGACTACGCTACGCGATATGATCGCGAGCGAGTCGATGCTCACAGAGAAGCGCGCTATCGGGATCGCCCGTCAGATCGCGGCTGCTGTCGGCGCTGCCCATGAGAAACAGGTCTTGCACGGAGCTCTGGAGCCGAGAGCGGTCTTTGTCGATCAGGCGGATGGCGGAGATACGGCAAAGGCCTACGGTTTTGGCGGCGACGCGACACATGTCGCTCGTGACGCCGATCCGAGATACCTTGCACCGGAACAATGCAGCAAGTTTCCGGCTGCCGATCAGCGTTCGGATGTCTATTCGTTGGGCGTGATGCTCTACGAGATGTTGAGCGGCTCCGTGCCGTTCGATGGCGCGACAACGGCCGAGGTTCTCGCAAAACAGAATTCCGAACCGCCTCCTCCGCTGTCGGCATTTCGCCGTGATGTGCATCCTGAGATTGAGCCGATCGTCCTGAGCGCCATCGCTGCCGACCCCGAGCGGCGCTATCAGACGATGGCCGCGCTCGTCGAAGACCTCGGCACGCTATCCGGGCGTCTCGGCATCGCAACCGCGGACGAACCAAAGGCCGAGGCCACTGCTGTTGCCGCCAAGCCCAACGTCTGGCGAACCGCATTCATCGCGATGGCCGGTATCGGTCTGCTCGCCGCCGCTCTGATCTATGCGACATCGACCCGACGGACCGATCCTACCACGCAGGCCCAGACGGATGCCGGCAGCCTTCCGGTCCAGCCGATCGGTCCTGCTTCTGGCATTCAGGACCAAATGATCGCCGATGCGTTCCTCAGGAACTATGCCGGCTACGACGCCAACACCGCGATGCCGCTCGATCCGCTCGCCAATGCGGGTGACGGCCTCGACTACTGGAGCAGCGGCGGCTATCCGCAGATAACGACCGGCCCGCTGCCGATGAATGTCGCTCCGGCCGGACCGATGATGACGGTCCCGGGTAGCGGCGGCAGCCAGTTCATGTCGGACATTTGGTACGACAAGACGAACAATCGCTGCTTTGACCTGAACGGCACCGTGCCGTGCCCGCCGGGCGTCCAGCGCCAGGAAACGGCACCGACTGCGAACACGCGGACCAATCCTGCGAATGCGAATATTGCCGGAAACACCGTGACCAGCAACCCTGTCAGGCCCGGCGGCCCCACGCCGTCAACGACGCCGAAACCGCTTGCGACACCGCCGCCGCGAACGACACGCCCCGGCCCGCAACCGGACAAGCCGATACCGACTAAGCCGAGCAGCAAGCCTAACGAAGAAGAATTCTAGTTTATCGGGGGATCTCGACCGTCTTGACGATGTCTGAAATGACGGCATCAGGGGAGGCTCCATCGAGTTCGGCCTCGGCACGGAGACTGAGTCGATGACGCAGCACCGGTGCGGCGATGTCGCGGATGTCGTCGGGGGTGGCAAAGTCGCGGCCGCGGATGGCGGCGAGTGCTTTCGAGCACAGCAGTAAAGCGACTGACGCACGCGGGCTGGCACCATAGAACACCGTCGGATGCGTGCGTGTTCTCCGGACGATCTCGACGATGTATTGCCGGACGCCCGGCTCCATTCGCATGTTGCGGACCTCGGCACGGCAGTGTTGGATCGCGGTGGCATCGGGCAACGGAGCGATCTGGACCTGTTCGAGATGCCGCGAATTAAAGCCTGCATCCCAACGGGCCACGATCTCAGCCTCGGCTTCCGCCTCGGGGTAGTCGATGAGGATCTTCATCAGGAACCGGTCGAGTTGTGCCTCGGGCAGCGGATAGGTGCCCTCGTATTCGATCGGATTCTCGGTCGCGAGCACGGTAAACAGTGGCGAGAGTTGGTAACGTTCGCCGTCGATGGTCACCTGCCGCTCTTCCATCGCTTCGAGCAGGGCGGCTTGCGTCTTTGGCGGCGTGCGGTTGATCTCATCGGCAAGCAGAATGTCCGTAAACACAGGCCCGTGCCGCAGCGTGAACTGCGACGTTTGCATATTAAATACGTTCGTTCCCGTGATGTCCGATGGCATCAGGTCAGGCGTGAACTGGATACGAGAGAACTGAGCGCCGATGATCTGGGCAAGTGTTTTTACGGTCAGCGTCTTTGCCGTGCCGGGAACGCCCTCGATCAGCGCATGCCCTTCGGCTAGCAGCGCGACAAGTATCTGCTCGATCGCATCGTCTTCGCCGACGATGGTCTTGCGAAGTTCGTTAAGGATGTGTGCAACCGTTGCCGGTGTGTGAGTCAGCATTAGAACAGTCCGTAGATCGTCCAGGCGGCTAGCAGAAATACGGCCGTCAGGAATATTCGCCTCAGCCATACCTCATCGAGTTTTGCGGCGTAATGTGCACCCACATAGGCACCCGCGAACATCGTGATCCCGAGGATCAGGCCGAGCTTATAGTCCACTAAACCTTGCCACATAAAAGCGATCGTGGCAACGCCCGACGATGCGACGTTGATCAGCTTCGTCGCCCCGACCGCCTCTCCGTACTGCATTCCATACATGCCGACCATGACGGCTGTCAGCACGGTCACATAACCTCCGCTGAACAATCCGCCGTAGATACCGAGGAGGAAAACGACCAGATAGGTCAATGGGGCAGCCGTTGCCTTAACCTTTTCGGTTCGCGGCCTGAGAAGGATGAAGAGGGCAACGGCGACCATTGCAATGCTGACGATCACCTTGATCCCGTCGGCACTAATAACGCCGACGAGCATCGCTCCGATCGCAGAACTGACGACTGTGAGTACGAGCATCGGCACTAGCGGCCGAACCTCGAACCGACGCTGCCTGACAAACGGAATTGTTCCGCCTATCGCCATAAAGAGCAGCCCGAACATGTTTGTAGCGACTGCGATCCTCGCATCAATGCCTGCCTGGAACATCACGGGAACGGCGATAAGCGAATTGCTACCGGTCACGACGCCGATGATACTCGTTACGAAGAAAACGGCGATCAGAATGAGGAGCGTATCAACCGGCATCTTTTGATCCTTGTATACGACGAACGCCGAGTTTCTGCTCAACATCGCGAAGTGCGGCGATCAAGGACAGCACCTCACGTTTGCCTGTCGGCTCGCCGCGAATGATCTCTTCACACTTGAACAGCGTCGCTTCGTACTCATCCTCTTTGCCGCCTATCCGCTCAACCAGGGCGACCGCGATCTCGCGTGGTTTCGCAGCCATTGTGTCGAGGCCGAGAGTTCGGCAGATGCGGACACGGGCATCCGTGTAGATGTTCTCTACCGCCAGATCGTAGGCGTTCGTCCGGCGCTGCAGTTCGGCCATCGCCGTCACGTACTCTAGTTTTGACAGGCGATCGGGCTCAGGTTCGGGAACAGGCCGGGCGAAGCGACGACTGCGCGAATAAAATATCAGGCCCGCAAGAAAGGCTGCCTGCAGAAAGATGCCGATGATTGGCGTCCCCGCAAAGAATTGAAGGAAGCGGTTCCTGTCGCTGCCAAAGCCGTGGTGATACTCATCGAACGCGATGATGCCGTCCTTGACGCTGACGAGGTTTATCCCAAGCCGGGCGTTATCGGCCAATGCGATGCCGCCGTTGGATACGATATAGGGATCGGCAACGAATACGATCTTTCCACTACCGAACGGCGCGTCAATGACCAACCCGTCATCAGCGAGAGGGAAATGAATGAGCGGTGCGATATGGCTTGGCTCGGCCGCCGGCGAAGCCGGGCTTTTCGTCCGTTCCTCGTCCCCGCCGGGAAACTGTACTGCACTGATCGACGAAGAAAAACGTGAAGGCTGAACCGCGACAATACTCTCGGTAAGGGTTGTCGGCTGCACAGGCTTGACCGCGGCTGTCTCAGCGATCATCTGCTGCTGGTCTGCCGGGTCGACCGTCAGGAGCGCAGGAACCTGCTGGTTCGAGACGATGATCCTCCAGTTAGCGGTCGTCGTCGCAAGTTTTGCAGGCGGCTCGCGGTCAATGATAACGAGGCGTCCGCCCTCTGACACCCAGCGGAGCAGAGACTCAGCCTCCTCGTCGGTTAACTCTCGTTTCAGTCTGCCGATCAGGACGAACACATTCGGCTTAGCCGATCCGCTCGTCAATAACGATGAGGGCGGCTCTTGCCAGCGGACAGCCTTTCGCCCTGTTTCGGTAAGAAGCGAGTAGTATGCCTGTGTGCCTGTGGAGCCCGAATTGTAACTCGAGCGGTCGGCGGCAAGTTCGCTGTCGGGCGTTTTTTCCTTTTGCTGATACGAAGCAGCATTAAGGCCCACCAGGACGGTGATGAGGAAGACGAATACTGCTAGCAGCAATAGTCGCTGTTTCATCTTCCTGTCTCCGTTACCGTCTGACGGCAGGCATTTCTGAAGCTCTCCCACTCTTCACCGCGGGCCGGCGTGAGGCCGTACCATCTGCGTTCAAAGGTACCGGTAAGTCCATGCATGCGGTCGAACAATCTCTCGTTACGACGAACGTCGCGGAGATAATCTCTATTCGTCTTGTGCCTGGCAAGGGCAATCACATTTCGATCGCTCAGGTCGCAAAGAACGGCGATATAGCCCTTGCGGATCGCACCGCGGAGATCACCCTCGCGGGCGAGGCGTTCGGCCTCGGCCAATAGGTCATGGCCCGACTCGTGAGCTTCGATCCTTTCGCCGAGGATCACGCGCGGATCGCGTTTCTCTTTGTTCCTGAGGCCGATCCGGCGCGCGAGTGCCGGAGCGAACTTGTAGATCAGGAAACCGACGATCGCGACCACAACCAGTAGAACGATGATCTGAAGCGCATAGGTCAGCGAACCCATGCCGGCGCTTGGTTCCGATGGGATATCGGGTTGCGGAAATTGCCGGGCGAGCCATTCTGTGAATTCGCGCCACCATTTTTGGAATAGGCTTTCCTCCTTTTGCTGTGCCTTTTGATACTCCTCACGACGGAGGATCTCGGCGAGCTTCTGTTTATCTTCGTCTTTAGAACGCGTTCCTACCTCCGCAGTTTCTATATCTTCGACCGCCCGAACAATTGCGGCCAGCCGTTCGTCGATACCGGTCAGGATCGCGAGGCGTTTTGTTCCACTTGGTTCCGCTTCGATGCGATCCAATTCAAGCGCTAGCCAGGCATTGTCCGTTTCGACGCTGCCTGACGGCCACTCGATCACCTCCGACGGCCGCAAGAGGCCGGCGAGCTTCTCAATGTCGCGGGCCGGCGGCCGCTCACCGGCGTTCTCGATGAGCCTTGCCACAACCTCGCGTGCCGACCCGGCACGCTGCTTATAATCCCGGAGCGTGACC of Chloracidobacterium sp. contains these proteins:
- a CDS encoding serine/threonine protein kinase — translated: MIDDVLGKLVADKYRIEGLIRESESGDLFTARHEVLERPVTIKILSRALAMDQRWVTRFVNEARAASALEHPNILNITDFGTDAKGVSYAVFEHAPPTTLRDMIASESMLTEKRAIGIARQIAAAVGAAHEKQVLHGALEPRAVFVDQADGGDTAKAYGFGGDATHVARDADPRYLAPEQCSKFPAADQRSDVYSLGVMLYEMLSGSVPFDGATTAEVLAKQNSEPPPPLSAFRRDVHPEIEPIVLSAIAADPERRYQTMAALVEDLGTLSGRLGIATADEPKAEATAVAAKPNVWRTAFIAMAGIGLLAAALIYATSTRRTDPTTQAQTDAGSLPVQPIGPASGIQDQMIADAFLRNYAGYDANTAMPLDPLANAGDGLDYWSSGGYPQITTGPLPMNVAPAGPMMTVPGSGGSQFMSDIWYDKTNNRCFDLNGTVPCPPGVQRQETAPTANTRTNPANANIAGNTVTSNPVRPGGPTPSTTPKPLATPPPRTTRPGPQPDKPIPTKPSSKPNEEEF
- a CDS encoding MoxR family ATPase; translation: MAEANIPDGRISASRLDDLRTVLMLTHTPATVAHILNELRKTIVGEDDAIEQILVALLAEGHALIEGVPGTAKTLTVKTLAQIIGAQFSRIQFTPDLMPSDITGTNVFNMQTSQFTLRHGPVFTDILLADEINRTPPKTQAALLEAMEERQVTIDGERYQLSPLFTVLATENPIEYEGTYPLPEAQLDRFLMKILIDYPEAEAEAEIVARWDAGFNSRHLEQVQIAPLPDATAIQHCRAEVRNMRMEPGVRQYIVEIVRRTRTHPTVFYGASPRASVALLLCSKALAAIRGRDFATPDDIRDIAAPVLRHRLSLRAEAELDGASPDAVISDIVKTVEIPR
- a CDS encoding sulfite exporter TauE/SafE family protein is translated as MPVDTLLILIAVFFVTSIIGVVTGSNSLIAVPVMFQAGIDARIAVATNMFGLLFMAIGGTIPFVRQRRFEVRPLVPMLVLTVVSSAIGAMLVGVISADGIKVIVSIAMVAVALFILLRPRTEKVKATAAPLTYLVVFLLGIYGGLFSGGYVTVLTAVMVGMYGMQYGEAVGATKLINVASSGVATIAFMWQGLVDYKLGLILGITMFAGAYVGAHYAAKLDEVWLRRIFLTAVFLLAAWTIYGLF
- a CDS encoding DUF4350 domain-containing protein; its protein translation is MKQRLLLLAVFVFLITVLVGLNAASYQQKEKTPDSELAADRSSYNSGSTGTQAYYSLLTETGRKAVRWQEPPSSLLTSGSAKPNVFVLIGRLKRELTDEEAESLLRWVSEGGRLVIIDREPPAKLATTTANWRIIVSNQQVPALLTVDPADQQQMIAETAAVKPVQPTTLTESIVAVQPSRFSSSISAVQFPGGDEERTKSPASPAAEPSHIAPLIHFPLADDGLVIDAPFGSGKIVFVADPYIVSNGGIALADNARLGINLVSVKDGIIAFDEYHHGFGSDRNRFLQFFAGTPIIGIFLQAAFLAGLIFYSRSRRFARPVPEPEPDRLSKLEYVTAMAELQRRTNAYDLAVENIYTDARVRICRTLGLDTMAAKPREIAVALVERIGGKEDEYEATLFKCEEIIRGEPTGKREVLSLIAALRDVEQKLGVRRIQGSKDAG
- a CDS encoding DUF4129 domain-containing protein, whose amino-acid sequence is MRLRTITGSVAAFAAVITVFTAVVGAVTLRDYKQRAGSAREVVARLIENAGERPPARDIEKLAGLLRPSEVIEWPSGSVETDNAWLALELDRIEAEPSGTKRLAILTGIDERLAAIVRAVEDIETAEVGTRSKDEDKQKLAEILRREEYQKAQQKEESLFQKWWREFTEWLARQFPQPDIPSEPSAGMGSLTYALQIIVLLVVVAIVGFLIYKFAPALARRIGLRNKEKRDPRVILGERIEAHESGHDLLAEAERLAREGDLRGAIRKGYIAVLCDLSDRNVIALARHKTNRDYLRDVRRNERLFDRMHGLTGTFERRWYGLTPARGEEWESFRNACRQTVTETGR